Below is a genomic region from Biomphalaria glabrata chromosome 3, xgBioGlab47.1, whole genome shotgun sequence.
TATTATTTGAATATATCAGTAAACTATTGCTATATAGTTGTAGTTGGATAATAAATCGACCGCTTCAGGACATAGAATGTACAAACAGTCTGTCATTTACCTATAAAATTTCAAAGCTTATCTAGCCTAGGACTTAGAAAATACAGTTAAACAAtttcaaagcttatctaagctaaaataattattaaaattaattagctTTAATTAGAGAGTATTTCttgatagaaaagaaaaaaagtaaattttcccTTTTAGACTTTGCAATCCttggggcaaatgatgttaaggtcttctgtttctgtggccaacggttaatgagcagggtgtcttgtggccagcacaacgatcaactgtctttactttccccaactaaagtcaggtccccattagagttgggtggaatcaggggcgccctaaaaaaaaaactgaaattcaaattcccagtcttcactgagattcaaacccaggatctAGGTTAAGAAGCCGATTGCTTAACCACTCAAGTTAGAAGATTAAGAAAGTATAATGTTTGAAGAATATCTTTAGaaatgacaacacaaaaattttttttttttttgttataaacatttatttttttagatttaaatatataaattaagtaATTCAACATAATAAATCCTTCAAAAActacaaagaaaatgtttggcATTTACTTCTGCTGATAACTAGAATACTTTTGTTGACCATTATATTATAAACATATCTCTTATTTATTCAGGTTGGACTGTTTACAGAGATAGGACCTTTGTCTTGTTTTATTTCCAGACATGTAAGTATTGTAATACCAAAAGTACTAACTACTAGATGAAggtttgaaatttttttttatcttttttgtcTGCTTTCTGTAcattacaaaaacatttatgtaaTTTGAAAATTCGcttcttcttttaaaaacaacaccttttttattcatttttttttttatcagaaacAAATCATATTTTACACTTCCTATTTTTACATTGTCTGTGGTAGCTTATGTACAATGTGATCAAGAGATgaattagtttgtttttatgATGTCACTTTCTTGAGAATTCTATCACATAAAATAaggttttaattaaaaaaatatttttttttgtagtctaTTCCAGCAGATATGGAGTTTGATCCCAGCTCAAATCCTCCTTGCTACAAAACTAAAGATGaggtaatttatttttacatttttattaatcaATAGCAAGaagatttacaaataaatagttTTCCATTTCTTAAGTAAAAACCCAGCCTCTGTGTCTAGTTCTCAATTTtatgaatattattttattgctgTATAAATATTTACCACAATTGGTACAGTTTTATATTTGATAAAGCCTTTTTCACACTCCACTTTTATTTACATGgcaaaattttgaaaaatgtgaAGAGAACATCCTCCATGTTTGACaatgatctaaattcaatcAAGAAGATTAGTAATACctaaactaaggcccgcaggtcatatccagctagtagtttttaaaatgactttAACTTCTTTCACTTGATCACTTAGGATGTTGTTATTTTAACTTCTTGTATGATGTTCACTTGATCACTTAGGATGTTGTTATTTTAACTTCTTGTTTGATGTTCACTTAGGATGTTGTTATTTTAACTTCTTGTATGATGCTCCCTTAGGATGTTGTTATTTTAACTTCTTGTTTGATGTTCACTTAGGATGTTGTTATTCAAGAAGAGGATGAAATCAGATTAAAGATTGTGGGAACAAGAGTGGATGCTAAAGACATTGTAAGTTTTAATCTCTTCTTAATATATTTCTGTTTCTGAGCTAGAGTTATTGGTTTCATTTATTAACAAGTAGAGACCCAAaactgattttttgttttcaacagtTACGTAGTTTATTTTCACATTTACCTGGATAGAGGTCATgaatctaagactaagactaagactatggctatagcagacctgcctaccgttacgcaaaatgcgtattcgttacgcaaaatctcccaaaaaatgaccgtcagtacgcaaatacgcatttaacccgtcgcatTACgaatttcgtatccttttttttccccctccttgactagcttacgagcggtcactgaggtcacgctaagccgtcctgtttgggggtggggggaacacattgtgttcagatctatacgttgattggttcttaaaagcaattagatttagtctagaaatgaagaatgcGAGAGTGatggagtggcgggttggtaccaggttggtactgtcagttagctgatacaccaacgtgacttttttttttttttttgtaagttcattagtagaaattaattttgttgaatCCCTGAGTCCCGTAttcaaaaatatcgaagtgctatcgattcaaaacacattgagtgacattgtaggcCTAGATATCtagtcaagatctagatctggattctagatctagataacttgttatacaggaatagatctagctagagtctagctagtcattacgttatgtcatgattctctacattactctacaatctggACTCTATATacaatttagttgtagtatgatttagattgactagatctagatcgataacatctatgatctactaccatctagtctagatcttgactagattcttagtatagaatagatcgaggatgaaggtaggcctacgaaagtttggagtagacctacgtttgtagcggatccacatACACTCTTGAGCccgagcccagatctagagagtagattatattcattatatagacatagatccagatctagtctagatatcatctctattgtcgtattgatctagatttagatgtagatctaatcatgacatctagatctaatattatatatatatatataatatatatatatatatgacaaaatagtgtatcgcgtgttacgcattctggtgccaaaatacgcattttgaccatcagcgttacgcatttggactttttttggtaggcaggtctgctatAGGCAAATATGTAGAAAGTTTTGCATTCTTCAAgtgttgaatttaaaaaaaaaaattgttcatccTCAAAACATGAGTTTTTCAGGAACATTATATATTTTGTGGGCTCATAATTTATTGTTATGTGTAATGTTTGTCAAggataaaaaagattattattattagctagaaaaacattttaaaaatacatttttttaaaaaagacaatacttccGATATACAActtaaatcaaattaaaaaaaaaataataacaaaaaaaattgttcaaactGGGTATTAAACCCATGATTTTGACATTGTCAAATGTGTGAAATTGTGCATTTAACAATTGAGCCACCAGGACTTTGTTCTTTTAGTGATTATTTATTGAtgtatggacatctagatcttatagtagacctagacttctgatttagatctctcaagatctagatctttgttttaaaaaaagtattttgtagtatttttcttgttttcactATAGTTAAGTTATGAAGCTGGATCAAATCCTGAcagaaatagtttaattttgttattttgattTATATTCCCACAGTTTGCTATAGGAACATTGATGGATGATTTCTTGGGTAAGTTGATAAAGGTATACAGTACAATGTGTGttgatatttcttttcaaaatttcatttttaaacagATATATGTCAATAATCTTAAAGTGTACATTTAGTCCTCATTTAAATATGTGTCCTAGTATGGAACAGTTGGTTTCCTGCCACTATTATCAAGTGTAGATTTCTAGGTTATGTTTTGATAACATATCTGAACCTAAGTCATGAACAAAATTCAAAGTTTCATGAAAATAATCAAGAATAAATATTGGAAATTGTTTAGATAACTTGccaacatttttaattttctgtgtgttattattaatagttgCAGGTACAACCTatgaaactattttgttttccttgcaggtcttttttaaaatggatGAATCTCACTGTTGTGAAAGGAAATGTCTTGAATGCAGAGCTGCGTGTTGTGTGTCAGGTGATATTGAATGTATTTTTCAAcattctatttgttttgttttaaaaacatttattattaaatttttttgtaaaataactATTTTGAGTCTACTTGATTTTATATTGCACAATTTTCTATGCATTGATCATTCTTTTTATAGTTATTATTTAAGTTCTGTAAAAATCTGTGTCAATAATTTCTCTGTGATGTGCAGTTGTTGTTAATTCTTTATGACCTACTTTCTTGTCTCCCATAAAGTTGTTCTAGGAAAAGAACACTGATTGACTTGCAATGTTTGCTTTACTGGCAAtaagttagctttttttttttttggatcaacagaaattttatttctttcttcctattattaaatttattaaccCTAAATAGAATACATGTTTACAAAAATGTGCTTTTATCACTGTTagcaagttatttaaaaaattctagtAATCATATCTCATGTTAAACAAACTTGTTCATTTGTTTTCCatctttcggatgttccttcagaattgaaaatTCTGTCAGAGCATCAGGGGAGCATTGTTTGAGGTCAGGACCATCAAGATGACAGTCCAAAGTGCATATCACATGATCAAGCAGCCAAACTATTGactaaatttaaatattctGTGTAACTTTCTGATGGTGTTGACTATGAAACAATAACTATAGATAATAACTACaacatctgtggcattttatgtcttgaaagataatatttttcctttgcaacttcttgtgtgactaaagaggccaatccttgatacacagctgcggtcactggttgggcatatgtaatcaccaggcgctgttgcattttcacccttctttctattactgttatgtgtggcatctgcaatccgggatccttcttttatgctcgctctccatgtggatctatccattgccactttttcccagcagCTCTCCTTCCTTCTGCTAGATCACCATTCAGAATGACTTGTGGAAGTTGACCTTCTGGCATTCTATGAATATGGCCATGGCCAAGCCAGCCCAggcatctgctgctgataacacagcAGATGTCCtagcaccctgctctttgtagctcttccttattggttattttatcttgccaccttattttaaagaaccGGCTAAACACTGCGGACATCTTGCTTGAGGCTCATCAAGGGTACAAtcattttcttttccaaaaaaaactaaaaattcttttatattgtcaaCAGCATATTTAGTTCTTTGGTCTGACTGCCTCATCAAAAGTAGTacagtgaaaatatttttttaagaaattaaaaatgttcatgAATGAAGTATACGATTGGAAATGATATAGGCAATGAGAGGGATTTTTCATTGATGTTCATGTTGCTTTGTTTTGATTATCATTGACAAATAAAATTTCAGCAATAGAGTTACAGTGTAATGTCATCCAGTGCTCAAAACACAAGACACAACCGGATATACAGATTCCaaccaataataaataaaaaacactttGAATATCCAATATGGAGATAGCTGCCGCTTCTGTTACAATTTGACCTTTGCAGACACTTTGTTCTGGCCACCATTTCTTGATCCATATATTTAACAGACCAAATTCTGACAGTAGAAGAATTCTGTGGAAGTataaacattgtaaacaaaaaacaaaaacattaaggAAGTCAAGTGTTAACCAAAGCTGAAATCCCCATGTTTGATGTAGATTATCATCTTCAAAACTTTAAAGATTTGCCACAAGAAATATATGTTATAATCTacatgttagattttttttaacatcccAAGCTTATTGATGTGGTAATctaatctttatttttactgAAATTAAACTAAGTCTTGGCTAATGCAAGCCTAGTTTGATGTAACTATCAATCACAAACATACATATCAGGAAAcgtatattgttttgttttacatgttttggatgttacttcagaaatgaagattattacatcctagccctaacCTCCCGCCAGATGACAGGATACAGTGGGCAGGACATCAAGTAgacagagcacataccacagcCTTTGAGTAACTACTGCAGCACCCaccattttattaaataatagtaCGGAAATTCATGTTTGTATAATAGTTAAAGATTTATAtgattacaaaaaaatagaatctacatGTATGTATATGTCAACAGCAACACACGTGTAACCAATTagcttaacccttaaagtgctgagctgttttagaatgagtgcatacaaaatggaattacaattctgatgtttagaggctaaactaccacacgcgttttaagggttaaaaaaaggaatttagTTGGCTACTTACTCAGCAGAAAATAGCTGAGTGTAAGCTGATTGGTTGACCAGACCAATAGCATACTGCACACGGAAaaaattttctttgattttgacCAGATTACATTGCTTGTCCACCAAGAAGTCTGCAACAGATTTATCACTAATGTAAGCATAGTGACCTCGTTGGACTTTAGACAGGTGGTCATTCATGTCTAATGATAGAACTGTTGAGTCTGACTGATTAAATTGTTGTACTTTTTCCCAAACAGCTCGCTGGATGGAATCATTTGAattctgaaataaaatataaggaAAGTACCTGTCTAGATTTTTTGGGTGAAAAGTCGGCAATAGTTTATAATGTAAATTTGAATAAATCTTCATGAATATCAGTAAACATTATGTGAACTGAGATATAAATCCCAAAAATTCTGAATATtgattcattttattatttatgaatAAACTTCACTAAAAGAAATTTCATAACCAGGAAAATATTGTTACTATTTACATCAAAAACACAGCTACATTTCATTTCCAGTACAAATGAGAGtaaatttaacaaataaaaattagcCTTGGTTAAGGAATGGATTTGTTTGGTTTAATTAAGGAAATACTATGCTTAAGTTTACTGGCGATGGATTATAAGTATGCTGCCATACTAGGACAAAGAATAAATCTGTTTGATCTGTCTATACTGATACTTACCATGAACAACCTTTCCAGTATAGTTTCACCAACTAAGCCCCATTTGAAATCCTTGTGCTCCAACATGGCCCGGAGGGTATCAAACGGAGGAGTTTCCTTGGAGACTGTCAGAAAAGCAAAGAGATTGCCACTGTAGGTGGAGGAAATCACTAATGTGAATAGCCACCAGCAACTCAGAAGTGTTCTTGCAGTCAGAGATTTAGGCAAATACTCACCAcctattgaaaaacaaaatatttaatgcaCAGAATTCTGTATTTACTGTAGAGTAAACCtatttttcatcaaataataaaattacataGGTCATGCTAAAATCAGCTCTCTTTTGCCAGAAGTTTAGGTTCCAATGGTGTGGTGTGACCATAACGATTATCACTATTAAAAAGTCCACAAGAGATAACATATATATTAGCCAAAGAAGTTATGCTGGACTAATAAccaggaggcgcagtggctgagcggtaaagcgcttggcttctgagctGGGGTAcggggttcaaatcttggtgaagactgggatttttaatttcaggatcttttgGTGCCTcagagttcacccagctctaatgggtacctgacgttagttggggaaaagaaaaggcggttggtcgttgtgctggccacatgacacccttgttaactgtaggccacagaatcagatgacctttacgtcatctgccctatagaccacaaggtctgaaaggggaacttttttaaaaaataaacattagacATAAGCAATTAAGTGCTAttcttgcttaaaaaaaaaaattatcttgcataaatttaagaaataaagaGCCAGCAGAAGTGCTACCTTGTTGGATCTATGGTGCCGGCATGATATGGAAGTTAGAGAtgagaaaaaatgtttttttatgaggtatttttttcaaaaagcaGGAAAACACaaggacttttaaaataaacaaatacgtTAAAGAACTCTTTGACCAGTGTTTCGAAAATTCTTTTTATTAAGAGTAAAAActgtaaagtagttaaatgtGTTAATATAggtttatattaaattttaatgtatAAACTATCGGTACCTTGATTGATTAAAGCACCATAAGTATACCAAAGGCAATCAATATAGCCACGAAAAGGACTTGGGCATTGTCTGTATTTATAGTATGGGTTGAGTCTCTCCAGCAGTGTAACTAAGGCAGTGAAGcacaacaatgaaataaaaatcgTTACATGCACCTgagcaaaagaaaatacaaatttattttagacTCAAGTTACTTGCTCtaatttaattcttttgttttgtaactttaaaaaaaacacagaaaaaattaataagtagatctataacatTGATAGACTAGGGCACTATGCTACTATCAACTCATCTaggctagatctattctagtatTGTCTTTCAAAACGCTATTTTGCTGTTTAAAAGTaactgtatttctttttttttttttttcaatgatttatccataatctagatctaaatctatttaaatctaCCTGCCAAGTGAAAGGTTCTATAAGTGTTAACCATTTCGTATCGTAAGGATCTGCCtttttgagaaccactgtcgTGTAGTCAATGAAAAAGGGAAAAGTAAAATCCATGACGTGCGCTCTTTCTGCGTCTATGGTAACGGGTGCCATCATGATGTCCACTTGCTGAGCAGagaaacaacaataaaacacaaagataaaggcacattcctcgttccatatgctaggacaaatttatacaaatgctccttcttccctagtgctattagaacatggaatgggttgcctgagctagccaggaaaaccagtgacctagcagaatttaggtcattggttaaaatgcattattattatattattatagcttttatatagcgctactttcatgcttatagcatgcatgaagagcgctttggtccaatctcatttgtggggagggggtatctaggagttggttttccgtgctgcctttagacgctcagtaaacgcaactctgcccgtgtcgaacctcaagcccccttctaggtagccaaggcaagccaagttcaagcgcacttagcctcacgaccacgcttcccactagatcccactaaatgcatgacgcgtaggacgtaatcatcttttttgaagtaacgtctgtattatataagataagaagatacaaTATAGACCTAGGCCTACATAGCAGTAGTATTACAAAAGGACATTCTTTAAAACGCTCTGCATGGAAGTGGTTAAAAATCAGCTTAAATTCAATCAAATAATAATCTGTGTCagcccgaaaaaaaaaaaaaaattacactgcCGTATATGTGCATACAAAATACGTTTGAGACTGTAAGCCTATTCAAATTTTTCGAACTATAGAGTACAAAAATAGGCTACTATTATAGCTAACCAACAATCTATTATCCAGCCCGCTCCAACCAATAATGAAATGTATTATGTCGTTTATGCTTCAATAGCATCTCAAAAGAAGTCCGTCAAAAACTTTCTTCCAGTGATTCACTTTTTGTAACAACTTCTGATTCATGTAAAACTGTTAGTGTAAATtttaaagtcaattttaaaGGATCACGCTACAGAAAGAAAGCTAATCGCTATTATAAATGAACGTAACAAACTAACCTTTTGTTGGAGTTGTCCAATCATACCACTGAATGAACCATTCACTTCACGCCCCCATCCTTGACTTGTAGAATCTACCAAAATAGACCTACAGCACAGTAAATATAGTTGTATTCATTTATTActtataaatgtaaaattatgtaggcctatagtctAAAGCAATGTTTCTCTAACTTTTTCATTattggaacactttgcacattctgagtatttagcggaacactttgcacattctgagtatttagcggaacactttgcacattctgagtatttagcggaacactttgcacattctgagtatttaacggaacactttgcttatttttttagattaattcacgtggtggtctACTAGTTGATTATTCCAGTAGGTTCGTGGAACATCTATTCAGCCCTCGCGGAACACTTGAGCTCCGCGGAACATTTTTTGGGGAAACACTGGGCTTAAGTATAAACTTGTTTTATATGCAGGTTTGTGTATGTTTAAAGTTAAGTAAACTTAATTTACTCAATAATAACACAAGTAATAAAGATAGCCTACATGCTAGCTTGAGGTGGAATTAAAAGTTTTTGCATACATGGCTAACTATTAGAAGACTCATTTCAATAACTATGGTCAAATATCACAAGAAATGTGGTATGTTTAAAAGAGAAAACCCCGTCTTATATGAGATATTCTATCATAATTATAGTGTG
It encodes:
- the LOC106059179 gene encoding glutamate receptor ionotropic, kainate glr-3-like isoform X1; the protein is MYLKTSTGSSLVLQDVRQINCVSRDQWFHVNKCFPPSQQDNIPQWSMLNIEQGYNDNSEWLLVHDSCFRRAYNDSYFGGENLIDYPNGFRVLYASLQGLNWTRVIIVYEARFDPYIDAISSSRQILVTLFRIGDKGLNTTSSHQGEEPNVPTWRSSLTIGLIVDSLYQLVKQESKLNILVICSDECLGHVLMEANKEDQAQEASKELQMRSRWLLFMTSSNDIERVTSVVLNVTRVDSVALLQSLNDNLTYFYSLPESAMAKITSLYYGNGSRYLADVAIVTSHLDIVQLGEDTVFPNVKFHLNQRLLKVVIAEWPPFIIKDKTGSYSGFCMDILRYLETRLNFTSILVDSTSQGWGREVNGSFSGMIGQLQQKQVDIMMAPVTIDAERAHVMDFTFPFFIDYTTVVLKKADPYDTKWLTLIEPFTWQVHVTIFISLLCFTALVTLLERLNPYYKYRQCPSPFRGYIDCLWYTYGALINQGGEYLPKSLTARTLLSCWWLFTLVISSTYSGNLFAFLTVSKETPPFDTLRAMLEHKDFKWGLVGETILERLFMNSNDSIQRAVWEKVQQFNQSDSTVLSLDMNDHLSKVQRGHYAYISDKSVADFLVDKQCNLVKIKENFFRVQYAIGLVNQSAYTQLFSAEILLLSEFGLLNIWIKKWWPEQSVCKGQIVTEAAAISILDIQSVFYLLLVGICISGCVLCFEHWMTLHCNSIAEILFVNDNQNKAT
- the LOC106059179 gene encoding glutamate receptor ionotropic, kainate glr-3-like isoform X2, whose protein sequence is MKPTKYCKPKNIRYVCVAQNRASVMLLWISVITADFVPPYDQWFHVNKCFPPSQQDNIPQWSMLNIEQGYNDNSEWLLVHDSCFRRAYNDSYFGGENLIDYPNGFRVLYASLQGLNWTRVIIVYEARFDPYIDAISSSRQILVTLFRIGDKGLNTTSSHQGEEPNVPTWRSSLTIGLIVDSLYQLVKQESKLNILVICSDECLGHVLMEANKEDQAQEASKELQMRSRWLLFMTSSNDIERVTSVVLNVTRVDSVALLQSLNDNLTYFYSLPESAMAKITSLYYGNGSRYLADVAIVTSHLDIVQLGEDTVFPNVKFHLNQRLLKVVIAEWPPFIIKDKTGSYSGFCMDILRYLETRLNFTSILVDSTSQGWGREVNGSFSGMIGQLQQKQVDIMMAPVTIDAERAHVMDFTFPFFIDYTTVVLKKADPYDTKWLTLIEPFTWQVHVTIFISLLCFTALVTLLERLNPYYKYRQCPSPFRGYIDCLWYTYGALINQGGEYLPKSLTARTLLSCWWLFTLVISSTYSGNLFAFLTVSKETPPFDTLRAMLEHKDFKWGLVGETILERLFMNSNDSIQRAVWEKVQQFNQSDSTVLSLDMNDHLSKVQRGHYAYISDKSVADFLVDKQCNLVKIKENFFRVQYAIGLVNQSAYTQLFSAEILLLSEFGLLNIWIKKWWPEQSVCKGQIVTEAAAISILDIQSVFYLLLVGICISGCVLCFEHWMTLHCNSIAEILFVNDNQNKAT
- the LOC106059179 gene encoding glutamate receptor ionotropic, kainate glr-3-like isoform X3, with the protein product MYLKTSTGSSLVLQDVRQINCVSRDQWFHVNKCFPPSQQDNIPQWSMLNIEQGYNDNSEWLLVHDSCFRRAYNDSYFGGENLIDYPNGFRVLYASLQGLNWTRVIIVYEARFDPYIDAISSSRQILVTLFRIGDKGLNTTSSHQGEEPNVPTWRSSLTIGLIVDSLYQLVKQESKLNILVICSDECLGHVLMEANKEDQAQEASKELQMRSRWLLFMTSSNDIERVTSVVLNVTRVDSVALLQSLNDNLTYFYSWPPFIIKDKTGSYSGFCMDILRYLETRLNFTSILVDSTSQGWGREVNGSFSGMIGQLQQKQVDIMMAPVTIDAERAHVMDFTFPFFIDYTTVVLKKADPYDTKWLTLIEPFTWQVHVTIFISLLCFTALVTLLERLNPYYKYRQCPSPFRGYIDCLWYTYGALINQGGEYLPKSLTARTLLSCWWLFTLVISSTYSGNLFAFLTVSKETPPFDTLRAMLEHKDFKWGLVGETILERLFMNSNDSIQRAVWEKVQQFNQSDSTVLSLDMNDHLSKVQRGHYAYISDKSVADFLVDKQCNLVKIKENFFRVQYAIGLVNQSAYTQLFSAEILLLSEFGLLNIWIKKWWPEQSVCKGQIVTEAAAISILDIQSVFYLLLVGICISGCVLCFEHWMTLHCNSIAEILFVNDNQNKAT
- the LOC106059179 gene encoding glutamate receptor ionotropic, kainate glr-3-like isoform X4, which gives rise to MYLKTSTGSSLVLQDVRQINCVSRDQWFHVNKCFPPSQQDNIPQWSMLNIEQGYNDNSEWLLVHDSCFRRAYNDSYFGGENLIDYPNGFRVLYASLQGLNWTRVIIVYEARFDPYIDAISSSRQILVTLFRIGDKGLNTTSSHQGEEPNVPTWRSSLTIGLIVDSLYQLVKQESKLNILVICSDECLGHVLMELPESAMAKITSLYYGNGSRYLADVAIVTSHLDIVQLGEDTVFPNVKFHLNQRLLKVVIAEWPPFIIKDKTGSYSGFCMDILRYLETRLNFTSILVDSTSQGWGREVNGSFSGMIGQLQQKQVDIMMAPVTIDAERAHVMDFTFPFFIDYTTVVLKKADPYDTKWLTLIEPFTWQVHVTIFISLLCFTALVTLLERLNPYYKYRQCPSPFRGYIDCLWYTYGALINQGGEYLPKSLTARTLLSCWWLFTLVISSTYSGNLFAFLTVSKETPPFDTLRAMLEHKDFKWGLVGETILERLFMNSNDSIQRAVWEKVQQFNQSDSTVLSLDMNDHLSKVQRGHYAYISDKSVADFLVDKQCNLVKIKENFFRVQYAIGLVNQSAYTQLFSAEILLLSEFGLLNIWIKKWWPEQSVCKGQIVTEAAAISILDIQSVFYLLLVGICISGCVLCFEHWMTLHCNSIAEILFVNDNQNKAT